The window ACCGCGGCCTAGCCGCTCAGCCCCGCCACCGCCTGCGCCAGGGCGAAGAACTGCTCCATCACCCACAGGAAGGGCGGGACAACCACCCGCTCGACGATGTTCCAGTCGGGAAAGACATAGGGCACGCCGAGCAGGATCAGGAACATGAGCCCCAGGCTGAAGGGCCGCGCCCGGGCATAGACGCGCGCGGCGGGCGGGGGCAGCAGGCCCTCGACGATGTGCGAGCCATCGAAGGGCGGCACAGGCAGCAGGTTGAAAAGCGCCAGAAAGACGTTGAACTGGATGAACAGCGTCAGGCTGAGCGCGGCGAACTCGCTCACACCGCCACCCTCTTCGGGCAGGAAACGGGCGAGGAGGCCGAACAGCACCGCCGAAAGCGCGGCCAGCACCAGGTTGCTCCCCGGGCCTGCCGCGGCCACCAGCATCATGTCGCGGCGCGGATGGTTCAGGCGGCGCTTGTTCACCGGAACCGGCCGCGCCCACCCGAAGACCGGCGCGTGGACCAGCGCCAGGAAGCCCGGCACCAGCAGGGTCCCCACCGGATCGACATGGCGCAGCGGGTTCAGCGTCAGGCGCCCGGCCGCGTGCGCCGTGGGATCGCCGAGCAGGCGCGCCACGGCGCCGTGCGAGACTTCGTGAAAGACGATGGCGAGGATCAGTGGCAGAGGGATCGCCGCCATCTGCAAAGCTGTAAGTTCCATGGTCCCGTCCCTTAGCCTGGCCCCTATGGCCGGGTGCTGAACGCCCGCCCGAAAGCCCGCGCGATCAGTGGCCCAGCGCCTCGCTGAAATGCTTGCGGCACA is drawn from Novosphingobium decolorationis and contains these coding sequences:
- a CDS encoding site-2 protease family protein encodes the protein MELTALQMAAIPLPLILAIVFHEVSHGAVARLLGDPTAHAAGRLTLNPLRHVDPVGTLLVPGFLALVHAPVFGWARPVPVNKRRLNHPRRDMMLVAAAGPGSNLVLAALSAVLFGLLARFLPEEGGGVSEFAALSLTLFIQFNVFLALFNLLPVPPFDGSHIVEGLLPPPAARVYARARPFSLGLMFLILLGVPYVFPDWNIVERVVVPPFLWVMEQFFALAQAVAGLSG